The genomic region AGGGGGCGCAGTACGTGTTTATAGACAGGGGCGCACCTCCCTGTAGCGCATACATCGTTAGGATTACATCTTGGAGAAGAAGGGATAATGAGATAAAGATAGTACAATGTGAATGTTTAACaacatgcaagtattaaacaagttgttagtacgagaaaacatcattaatttttgcctcgatAACTGTTAGTGGCcttatatagatgcaaaatgtatttttcatagtggccttgtataagggaatggagggggTATATAATTTCATGGGTGTTTGCTTTGCTTGGTGTGGTGTGGTCATCTCAGTGGCCTGTGTTCATTTCAATTGGTCATTCTCAGGTGCTTGGTTGCCAGTTCAGTGCTGCTATCAATATGTCAGGATCAAACACCCATACTGTCATACATGTATGGTTGCCACTCATACTGTCATACATGTCTTCTCTTTTTCAGCACTGTTTCCCATTCAGAATGAGGCCCAGGCAGATGTTTGTGCACCCACTGAATGAGGGAACGACAGGCCCGGAGAAGGAGGAGCAGCCGACCCACCTTGCTCGATAATTCCAAAGTACACTAAGAGCCGCGTGATCAGCACGCCGGCGACGTACGACAGCCCCGATGAGCTCACAGCGACCGTCAGGTAGTACATTAGGGTCTTGAAGTATGTCCTGGGTGCTCCCTTGACATGCGCCTttccaagtgctagaaaagaaaTGCAGGCGAGTGAAGCACCGGCGACTGCCGTCATCTTGTTCTCCCTGTCATTGCTCTCACGGAACGACAGCCCGTAGAGGATTGGTGGAAGTAGCCCGAACACGATGTATGAGAGAAGGGCCAGGATCATGTGGAGTCGGGCTTTCGACCGCCTGCCAAGCTGCAACCAGTAGTGGCCGACCCGCTCGTTGTCCTCGGTCACATCTCGAATGTCTCTTAGATCGGCAATCTTTCGTTGACCGGAAAGGAAGGATATGTTAGTTTTCCGAGTTTTGGGGCCGAGTTTTCTGCAGTGATCAGTAAGAACAGTGTGACATTGAGTGAGGAGAGAAGTTTGTTACATTGTGGAAAATGAGAGGAAGCCCTCCCATAAGGTTGGCTATGCCCAAGATGAATATGTCCACTGCAGAAAAGTGAAAAACAGAATTTAATTAGATGGAACAATGTAAATATCAGTGTCAAAATAGTGCATTCatcatgagtttttttttgcaaaatattcaTCATGTAAATAAGTGGAAAGTAAGTAAGTAAATAACATGTTTTTGCTCCACTTGATGCTGCTGCTGAAACAACGGAGAGGCTGGTGACTGACTCCACTAAGCCACCATACACTATGGCTTTTGGTATATCCCATTCATCACTTTGTTGGGGGCTATGAGCAGCCGGATTCAGATCTTCAGGGACTGACACTGCTACATAAGGTTGATCTGCTGCTTGAGGAATCGGCGAGGTTGGTATATTGCCCCTCGCCATAGTGGTCACATTCAGGCAATCGACCTTGAGTTCTGTTGTGTGACTTACATGGGTGGTTAATGAGCCATTCTCGAAGGTTGTCGTCGTAGTTCCATGAACATCTGTACAAATATAATTACTGTTATCAGGTTGCCCCTCTGAATCACAGTAGTCCATGCATACTGCTCACTTTATCAGGCCTACCTTCATGTCCAAGTAGGTGGTGAATTGCATCCATGATAACTCCATCGGCACGCTTCGGGGGAGGCATCTCACCTGTCATCTCCTCCATTACTTCTACGTGAAAGATTCCTGCATGCCATGTTTCTATTGTCTGTTACTTTAGTCCACTACATTGACTTAGTGATCCTAAATAAACTGCGATGATCCAATTAATATGGACAAGTAAAGCTTTGTGATCCAATGCCTGATTGTTCTTTCATGAAAAAAGATGTAAGTTGGTAGCTTTGTAGCTAGCTCTTTTTTCTCTCTTGTATCTCATAACATTGTATGCATAGTTTGGTTTTTATTTTATTGGTTCAGGCTGCGTAAGCCTGACGTAACACAAAATGTAGGTCGGTACGCTTGATGGAATTCTGCTAACCCTCTTTGGCATATTTTGCATTTCTATGCAAATGTATAGCCATTGCAGCTTCTTTTGGAAAAAGAAATGGTCGGCAAGTCCACTGGAAAACAATGTTGCGTGCAATGTACCTGTAGAAGACGATGAGTAGGTTGTCGCTGCTGCTGATGTGGTTGTAGAGGATGTGGTAGCAGTTGCCAATGTGGTTGTAGTTGTCGTGGTTGTCGTGCTATGATCTTCCGATGATGATTCGGTTATCGAGTGTTCTGGTTTTACAATTGTGCCATGACTATGATGAGCATATGTGCGAGATTCAGTTTTAGTGCTTGTGTCGATGGAGTCCTGCATCTCGGACTGAAGTGGCATCGTCACTGGATCTGGAATGTAGTAATAAATTGCTCAGCTGATGAAACAAGGCATCAATTGCAGATAAATTCGTCACGAGAACATAACACACCTGCAGCAGCTTGGTTCTCCGAATATGATTCAACTGCCA from Triticum aestivum cultivar Chinese Spring chromosome 4A, IWGSC CS RefSeq v2.1, whole genome shotgun sequence harbors:
- the LOC123083441 gene encoding uncharacterized protein; its protein translation is MEEDGGAAAAVAAAAAAAARELLTREIKKRLLDHTHENGNGHGHANGGGPEELEATPEVEEEDAPQEPKVAEEEQQRHKSTFFDAAKGLWKCWHCDWAYRLASRCGNSTAAAAAATPGELLTRQIKKRLLVHAHENGNGHGHVNGEEAEELEASEEEQKEEEEAPDEPKVAEEEQQPHKSIFFDAAKGLWKCRHCDWTYRLSSPCGNGTVEHRGLLKPEHLAVESYSENQAAADPVTMPLQSEMQDSIDTSTKTESRTYAHHSHGTIVKPEHSITESSSEDHSTTTTTTTTTLATATTSSTTTSAAATTYSSSSTGIFHVEVMEEMTGEMPPPKRADGVIMDAIHHLLGHEDVHGTTTTTFENGSLTTHVSHTTELKVDCLNVTTMARGNIPTSPIPQAADQPYVAVSVPEDLNPAAHSPQQSDEWDIPKAIVYGGLVESVTSLSVVSAAASSGAKTLDIFILGIANLMGGLPLIFHNIADLRDIRDVTEDNERVGHYWLQLGRRSKARLHMILALLSYIVFGLLPPILYGLSFRESNDRENKMTAVAGASLACISFLALGKAHVKGAPRTYFKTLMYYLTVAVSSSGLSYVAGVLITRLLVYFGIIEQGGSAAPPSPGLSFPHSVGAQTSAWASF